In one Pseudomonas sp. 31-12 genomic region, the following are encoded:
- a CDS encoding carboxylate-amine ligase, with protein MNRHLKFGIEEEYFITDLNTRRMSENPPGASIEACQAVLGECFAHEMFKAQIEVASPIFTSIAQATEYLFSARTRLRQTLELYGLGLLSAGSHPLADWRLQQSTDHPHFLQLFEDYQRVARRSLLSGLHVHVEVPGHVDRIQVMNEVLPWMPLLLALSTSSPFWDGADSGFMSYRQTACDEWPRMGIPEFFEDQRAYDAYVALLIRTGTIKQAGDCWWGLRPAAKYPTLEMRMTDACPRLDDVLCVVSLFRLLVAHAIEQPRPGSGYSQASQWILKENRWRAKRSGIHASFIMEGYDRPFSAGQWLFRAQQILGDTAQKLGVENVFAQGRRILQDGTSADRQRSVYARALRGGEDVPSALSDVVDQLLIETSQAPCTSEMALT; from the coding sequence ATGAACAGACACCTGAAGTTTGGCATTGAAGAGGAATACTTCATCACCGACCTGAACACCCGGCGCATGTCCGAGAACCCTCCCGGTGCTTCGATTGAAGCGTGCCAGGCAGTGTTGGGCGAGTGTTTTGCCCATGAGATGTTCAAGGCACAAATCGAAGTCGCGTCCCCGATCTTTACCAGCATCGCACAAGCAACCGAGTACCTGTTTTCGGCGCGCACCAGGTTGCGGCAAACGCTCGAATTGTACGGTCTGGGACTGCTCAGTGCCGGTAGCCATCCGTTGGCGGATTGGCGCCTGCAGCAGTCCACGGACCATCCGCACTTTCTTCAACTGTTTGAAGACTACCAGCGCGTGGCAAGGCGCAGCCTGCTGTCCGGCCTGCATGTGCATGTTGAAGTGCCCGGGCATGTGGATCGTATTCAGGTGATGAACGAAGTCTTGCCGTGGATGCCGTTGTTGTTGGCACTCAGCACTTCTTCACCTTTCTGGGACGGTGCCGACAGCGGTTTCATGAGCTACCGGCAGACTGCGTGTGATGAGTGGCCGCGGATGGGCATTCCGGAGTTCTTCGAAGATCAACGTGCCTATGACGCCTACGTCGCCTTGCTGATCCGCACTGGCACGATCAAACAGGCGGGCGACTGCTGGTGGGGTCTGCGGCCCGCCGCGAAATACCCGACGCTGGAGATGCGCATGACCGATGCCTGTCCGCGCCTGGATGACGTTTTGTGCGTGGTCTCGTTGTTTCGATTGCTGGTGGCCCATGCCATTGAGCAACCTCGCCCGGGATCGGGTTATTCGCAAGCCTCGCAGTGGATTCTCAAGGAAAACAGGTGGCGGGCGAAACGGTCCGGGATCCACGCTTCATTCATCATGGAAGGTTACGACCGGCCATTCTCTGCCGGGCAATGGCTGTTCAGGGCGCAACAGATTCTTGGAGATACGGCGCAGAAGTTGGGAGTGGAGAACGTGTTTGCCCAGGGGCGCCGGATTCTACAGGACGGCACCAGTGCGGACCGGCAGCGCAGCGTCTATGCGCGAGCCTTGCGCGGGGGAGAGGATGTGCCAAGCGCTCTGTCGGACGTTGTCGATCAGTTGCTGATTGAAACGTCACAAGCGCCGTGCACCAGTGAAATGGCGCTAACTTAG
- a CDS encoding DMT family transporter: protein MSTSQVVDRSLQGIGLCTLGYAFLTLQDAVIKWLVADYSVVTILFWRSLVVVVACLLAGRLRLVQRAWRSPSRRLLVVRGLLSIVAWLLYYTAARDLSLAEMTTLYFSAPIMVTVLAAVILKERASGWQWFSLILGFVGVIIACRPSNIADPWPIVLTLLAAMCWAFTYIQLRQVDDQTSVLEQMLITNVVFVLCMTVALPWTFTPAPTPAWLGMLVAGLVGGIGQFLLFASFQRATATLLAPFEYTGLIWAFLLSSLIWGTLMDVSLMIGAGLIAVSGTLAMIFGRHPSQDVVGAECSVTQPLYPATTDVEAVGGAEGFGVEAPLDPESVEHRR, encoded by the coding sequence ATGAGCACGTCGCAGGTCGTCGACCGGTCGCTGCAGGGCATTGGCCTGTGCACCCTGGGGTACGCGTTCCTGACGTTGCAGGACGCGGTCATCAAGTGGCTGGTGGCCGATTATTCGGTGGTCACCATCCTGTTCTGGCGCAGCCTGGTGGTGGTCGTCGCGTGTCTGTTGGCGGGGCGTCTGCGCCTGGTCCAGCGCGCCTGGCGTTCGCCGAGCCGACGCTTGCTGGTGGTGCGCGGTTTGCTGTCGATTGTCGCCTGGCTGCTGTATTACACGGCCGCCCGGGACCTGTCGCTGGCGGAAATGACCACCCTGTATTTTTCCGCGCCGATCATGGTCACGGTGCTGGCGGCGGTGATTCTCAAGGAACGGGCCAGCGGCTGGCAGTGGTTTTCCCTGATCCTCGGGTTTGTCGGGGTGATCATCGCCTGTCGCCCGAGCAACATCGCCGATCCGTGGCCGATCGTGCTGACGCTGCTGGCGGCGATGTGCTGGGCGTTCACTTACATCCAGTTGCGCCAGGTGGATGACCAGACGTCAGTGCTGGAGCAGATGCTGATCACCAACGTGGTGTTTGTGCTGTGCATGACCGTCGCATTGCCGTGGACGTTCACCCCGGCACCGACCCCGGCGTGGCTGGGCATGCTGGTTGCCGGGCTGGTGGGCGGCATCGGTCAGTTCCTGCTGTTCGCCAGTTTTCAGCGAGCTACCGCCACCTTGCTGGCGCCGTTCGAATACACCGGATTGATCTGGGCGTTCCTGCTGTCAAGCCTGATCTGGGGCACGCTGATGGATGTGTCGCTGATGATCGGTGCCGGGCTGATCGCGGTCAGCGGCACCCTGGCGATGATCTTCGGTCGCCACCCGTCACAGGACGTCGTCGGTGCTGAATGCTCCGTGACGCAGCCCCTTTATCCAGCAACGACAGATGTGGAGGCCGTTGGCGGGGCTGAAGGTTTCGGGGTTGAGGCACCACTCGATCCAGAGTCCGTCGAGCATCGCCGATAA
- a CDS encoding gluconate:H+ symporter: protein MTLSFGYWLLVYAAIAIIALIVLIARYRLNPFIVITLVSIGLALLAGMPPSGVVGAYEAGVGKTLGHIALVVALGTMLGKMMAESGGAEQVARTLIDRFGEKNAHWAMVCIAFLVGLPLFFEVGFVLLVPIAFTVARRVGVSILMVGLPMVAGLSVVHALVPPHPAAMLAVQVYGASVGQTLMYAILIGIPTAIIAGPLYAKFIVPRIQLPAENPLERQFLDREPRDSLPGFGITMATILLPVVLMLIGGWANLISTPGSGFNQFLLFIGNSVIALLLATLLSFWTLGIAQGFNRESILKFTNECLAPTASITLLVGAGGGLNRILVDAGVTNQIVSLADEFHLSPLIMGWLFAALMRIATGSATVAMTTASGIVAPVAIGLGYPHPELLVLATGAGSVIFSHVNDGGFWLIKEYFNMTVAQTFKTWTVLETIISVVAFALTLGLSYLI, encoded by the coding sequence ATGACCCTGTCCTTCGGCTATTGGCTGCTGGTGTATGCCGCCATCGCCATCATTGCCCTGATCGTTCTGATCGCCCGTTACCGACTTAATCCGTTCATTGTCATCACCCTCGTGTCCATCGGCCTCGCCTTGCTGGCGGGCATGCCGCCGTCCGGCGTGGTCGGCGCCTACGAGGCCGGGGTCGGCAAGACCCTGGGACACATCGCGCTGGTGGTGGCGCTGGGCACCATGCTCGGCAAGATGATGGCCGAGTCCGGCGGTGCCGAGCAGGTGGCGCGCACCTTGATCGACCGGTTCGGCGAGAAGAATGCGCACTGGGCCATGGTCTGCATCGCGTTTCTGGTCGGGCTGCCGCTGTTCTTCGAGGTCGGTTTTGTGTTGTTGGTGCCGATCGCCTTTACCGTGGCGCGCCGGGTCGGCGTGTCGATCCTGATGGTCGGCTTGCCGATGGTCGCCGGCTTGTCGGTGGTGCATGCGCTGGTGCCGCCGCACCCGGCGGCAATGCTGGCGGTGCAGGTGTATGGGGCGTCGGTCGGGCAGACGTTGATGTACGCGATTCTGATCGGCATTCCGACCGCGATCATTGCCGGTCCGCTGTACGCCAAATTCATCGTGCCGCGCATTCAACTGCCGGCGGAGAACCCGCTGGAACGCCAGTTTCTCGACCGCGAACCGCGCGACAGCCTGCCGGGGTTCGGCATCACCATGGCGACCATTCTGTTGCCGGTGGTGCTGATGCTGATCGGTGGCTGGGCCAACCTGATTTCCACACCAGGCAGCGGCTTTAACCAGTTTCTGCTGTTCATCGGCAACTCGGTGATCGCGCTGCTGCTGGCGACACTGCTGAGTTTCTGGACCCTCGGCATCGCCCAGGGTTTCAACCGCGAATCGATCCTCAAGTTCACCAACGAATGCCTGGCACCGACCGCCAGCATCACCTTGCTGGTGGGCGCTGGCGGCGGTTTGAACCGGATTCTGGTGGACGCCGGCGTGACCAACCAGATCGTCAGCCTCGCCGATGAATTCCACCTGTCACCGCTGATCATGGGCTGGCTGTTTGCGGCGTTGATGAGGATCGCGACCGGGTCCGCCACGGTGGCGATGACCACCGCCTCGGGCATCGTCGCGCCGGTGGCCATCGGTCTGGGTTATCCGCATCCGGAGCTGCTGGTGCTGGCGACCGGCGCCGGCTCGGTAATTTTTTCCCACGTCAACGACGGCGGCTTCTGGTTGATCAAGGAATACTTCAACATGACCGTTGCCCAGACGTTCAAGACCTGGACCGTGCTTGAGACCATTATTTCGGTGGTGGCGTTTGCGCTGACCTTGGGTCTCTCTTACTTGATCTAA
- a CDS encoding ABC transporter permease, with protein sequence MIPAWIVEYAALLGRGLQTTITILLISSVFGFALAVLVALARISKNKVIAKVSLFYTSVTRGTPLLIQIYIFYYGLGSLFAQFPLIRGSFLWPYLRDGYWYIVFALVVSVGAYVGEVIRGGLLAVPKGEMEAASAFGMTPRQSLLRVRLPRALRLLLPTLAGETVMLLKSTALASTIAIVDLLGAANVVRAQTLQVYEPLLLVAGVYVCLTFLIEALFALAERRGTPVRRSV encoded by the coding sequence ATGATTCCAGCGTGGATAGTTGAATACGCGGCGCTGTTGGGCCGGGGGCTGCAAACGACCATCACCATCCTGTTGATTTCCAGCGTGTTCGGTTTTGCGCTGGCGGTGCTGGTGGCGCTGGCGCGGATCTCGAAAAACAAAGTGATCGCCAAGGTCAGCCTGTTCTACACCAGCGTGACCCGCGGCACGCCGTTGCTGATCCAGATCTACATCTTCTACTACGGGCTAGGCAGCCTGTTTGCGCAGTTCCCGCTGATACGCGGCAGTTTTCTCTGGCCATATTTGCGTGATGGCTACTGGTACATCGTGTTCGCCCTGGTGGTATCGGTGGGGGCCTATGTCGGCGAAGTGATTCGCGGCGGTCTGTTGGCGGTGCCCAAAGGCGAGATGGAAGCGGCCTCGGCGTTTGGCATGACGCCGCGTCAATCGCTGCTGCGGGTGCGCCTGCCTCGGGCGCTGCGGTTGCTGTTGCCGACACTGGCCGGGGAGACCGTGATGTTGCTGAAATCCACAGCCCTGGCCTCGACGATTGCGATTGTCGATCTACTGGGCGCCGCCAACGTGGTGCGGGCGCAAACCCTGCAGGTTTATGAGCCGCTGTTGCTGGTGGCCGGGGTCTATGTCTGCCTGACGTTCCTGATCGAGGCGCTGTTTGCCTTGGCCGAACGGCGCGGGACGCCCGTGCGCAGGTCGGTGTAA
- a CDS encoding ZIP family metal transporter — translation MSEHSSPVKAPWRAWFDPGKSSRWPSILFWSTLVGVTILLLVSGYSALTGADSVNLKYAFLGGVSGFAATALGAVLAVVLRDIAARTQDIMLGFAAGMMLAASSFSLILPGIAAAQAICGNKLLAACVVVLGLGLGVALMIGLDRFVPHEHQKIGRRGPQAQRINRVWLFVLAITLHNLPEGMAIGVSFANGDMKVGFPLTTAIAIQDIPEGLAIALALRVTGISTLRAALIAVGSGLMEPLGAVVGLGISTGFALGYPIALGLAAGAMIFVVSHEVIPETHRNGHETPATLGLMLGFGLMMFLDTALG, via the coding sequence ATGTCGGAACATTCTTCGCCCGTGAAAGCACCATGGCGTGCCTGGTTTGACCCAGGAAAAAGCAGCCGTTGGCCGAGTATTCTGTTCTGGTCGACCTTGGTGGGGGTCACCATTTTGCTGCTGGTCAGCGGGTACAGCGCCTTGACCGGGGCGGACAGCGTCAACCTGAAGTATGCGTTCCTGGGCGGCGTCTCGGGTTTCGCCGCGACCGCGCTCGGCGCGGTGTTAGCCGTGGTCTTGCGCGACATTGCCGCACGGACCCAGGACATCATGCTGGGGTTCGCCGCCGGCATGATGCTCGCCGCCAGTTCTTTCTCGCTCATCCTGCCGGGCATCGCGGCGGCGCAGGCAATTTGCGGTAACAAGCTGCTGGCGGCGTGTGTCGTGGTCCTGGGGTTGGGCCTGGGCGTGGCACTGATGATCGGGCTGGATCGCTTTGTCCCCCATGAGCACCAGAAGATCGGGCGCAGAGGGCCGCAAGCGCAGCGCATCAATCGGGTCTGGCTGTTCGTGTTGGCTATCACGCTGCATAACTTGCCGGAAGGCATGGCCATCGGCGTCAGTTTTGCCAATGGCGACATGAAGGTAGGTTTCCCATTGACCACGGCCATTGCCATTCAGGACATCCCCGAAGGATTGGCCATTGCCCTGGCGCTGCGAGTGACGGGGATCTCGACGTTGCGAGCGGCGCTGATCGCAGTCGGCTCAGGGCTGATGGAGCCCTTGGGGGCGGTCGTGGGCCTCGGCATTTCCACGGGCTTCGCGCTGGGTTACCCGATTGCCCTGGGCCTGGCGGCGGGCGCGATGATCTTCGTCGTCTCCCATGAAGTGATTCCCGAGACACACCGTAACGGTCACGAAACCCCGGCGACGCTGGGCCTGATGCTGGGTTTCGGGCTCATGATGTTTCTCGATACGGCGTTGGGCTAG
- a CDS encoding RidA family protein encodes MANQDIAFTPDPDADSISSDVTGFGGILVSTQIPTRADGSLELGDITLQSECTLQALKVALEGAGSSMDRVLHLTIYLTDMADRAAFNEVYKRFFAKPWPVRAAVGVAALAVEGMRVEVTAMAAKA; translated from the coding sequence ATGGCAAACCAAGACATCGCGTTTACTCCTGATCCTGACGCGGATTCCATCTCCTCCGACGTCACCGGCTTCGGCGGCATTCTGGTCTCCACGCAGATTCCCACCCGCGCCGACGGCAGCCTGGAACTGGGCGACATCACGCTGCAAAGCGAATGCACGTTGCAGGCGCTGAAGGTCGCGCTAGAAGGCGCCGGCAGTTCCATGGACCGGGTTCTGCACCTGACCATCTACCTCACCGACATGGCCGACCGCGCGGCGTTCAACGAAGTGTACAAGCGCTTCTTCGCCAAGCCGTGGCCGGTTCGTGCCGCCGTCGGCGTGGCCGCGCTGGCAGTCGAAGGCATGCGCGTGGAAGTCACCGCGATGGCCGCCAAAGCCTGA
- a CDS encoding OprD family porin, which produces MFKRAIPTALLLATGSMCAQAADSAGHGFLEDSKASLSMRTLYFNSDNRDGAAEPSKTEEAAQGFVLRYESGFTQGTVGFGVDAQALLGVTLDSGTGRHNGSGMIPTAGDGAADAWSSFGPTAKMRISKTEFRYGTLLPKLPILISNDARVLPQSFTGAQVTSNDIDGLMLTSGVLEHAVGRASTDRTGLSVAGSTQDSNKFYFAGGDYNVTKDLKAQYYFAQMEDFYNQNFFGLTHVLPIDGKSSFTTDLRYFRTTSTGANSSAAGRAQGYRVSGFTEDNNGEIDNNTWVAMVTYANSGHAVSVGHQRVGDGSNFVQPNQGSLIDKGAGGGSVYLPTDRMIQSFARAGEETSFGQYSYDFAPLGVPGLKATIAYLKGTGIKAQNAGDQSEWERDMTLDYVLQSGSLKGLGFSLRNGKSNTDAGRDVDQNRFIINYTLSLL; this is translated from the coding sequence ATGTTCAAGCGAGCAATCCCCACCGCACTTTTGTTGGCCACCGGTTCGATGTGCGCACAGGCAGCCGACTCTGCCGGCCATGGTTTTCTCGAAGACAGCAAAGCCAGCCTGTCGATGCGCACCTTGTATTTCAATAGCGACAACCGCGACGGCGCGGCCGAGCCTTCGAAAACCGAGGAGGCGGCGCAGGGTTTTGTGTTGCGCTACGAGTCCGGGTTTACCCAAGGCACGGTCGGGTTCGGGGTCGATGCCCAGGCATTGCTTGGCGTTACGCTGGACAGCGGGACCGGCCGCCACAACGGCAGCGGCATGATCCCGACCGCTGGCGACGGCGCGGCGGATGCCTGGAGCAGCTTCGGCCCAACCGCGAAGATGCGCATTTCAAAAACCGAATTTCGCTATGGCACATTGCTGCCGAAATTGCCGATCCTGATCTCGAACGATGCCCGGGTGTTGCCGCAATCGTTCACGGGTGCGCAGGTCACTTCGAACGACATCGATGGCCTGATGTTGACCAGTGGTGTGCTTGAACACGCGGTCGGTCGTGCTTCGACTGACCGCACTGGACTGTCGGTGGCGGGCAGCACTCAGGACAGCAACAAGTTCTATTTCGCCGGGGGTGACTACAACGTCACCAAGGACTTGAAGGCGCAGTATTACTTTGCGCAGATGGAAGACTTCTACAACCAGAACTTCTTCGGCCTGACCCATGTGCTGCCGATCGATGGCAAAAGCTCCTTTACCACTGACTTACGTTATTTCCGTACCACGTCGACCGGTGCCAACAGTTCTGCGGCGGGCAGGGCGCAAGGGTATCGGGTGTCGGGTTTTACCGAGGATAACAACGGTGAGATCGACAACAACACCTGGGTGGCGATGGTTACCTATGCGAACAGTGGTCATGCGGTGTCGGTGGGGCATCAGCGGGTGGGTGATGGCAGCAACTTTGTACAGCCGAACCAGGGCAGCCTGATTGATAAGGGGGCGGGTGGTGGTAGCGTTTATCTGCCTACGGACCGGATGATCCAGAGCTTTGCCCGGGCGGGTGAGGAGACCAGTTTTGGGCAGTACAGCTATGATTTCGCGCCGTTGGGGGTGCCGGGGTTGAAGGCTACGATCGCGTATCTGAAGGGGACGGGGATCAAGGCGCAAAATGCGGGGGATCAGTCTGAGTGGGAGCGTGATATGACGCTTGATTACGTGCTGCAATCGGGGTCGCTCAAGGGGCTTGGGTTCAGTTTGCGTAATGGCAAGTCGAATACGGATGCCGGGAGGGATGTGGATCAGAATCGGTTCATCATTAACTACACGCTTTCGTTGTTGTGA
- a CDS encoding succinylglutamate desuccinylase/aspartoacylase family protein yields MAQDISFGVRNNNGDAVQVGAWRFEGDGSGPTVHLQAGVHADEIAGMLVLHLLMQRLQVAEAEGRLKGDVTVVPQANPLGIGQFRQGRILGRFHDATGHNFNRGFDQSAAMERPSTNVQEWQKKLVQLASTAQVMLDLHTDDEALPYLYVHRRFWPRGRELAAAMKMDVAIIWDDGGDGSFEETIIAPWLREGVTDQRMAATLELRGQGDVSDRLAEQDAAGLYAWLCSYGVIDEALSPADWPVEVMEMGQMETILAPQPGVLIFEKELGDFVEEGQRFARILRRPGDPSSEVVLVAEQAGRMVTRYRDRLVSQGMVVAKFTGSRISRNWSGGLLDPN; encoded by the coding sequence ATGGCGCAGGATATTTCGTTCGGTGTTCGCAACAATAACGGCGACGCGGTGCAAGTCGGCGCCTGGCGCTTCGAGGGCGACGGCAGCGGGCCGACGGTGCATTTACAGGCGGGGGTGCATGCCGACGAAATCGCCGGGATGCTGGTGCTGCATCTGCTGATGCAACGGCTTCAGGTCGCCGAGGCCGAGGGCCGGCTCAAGGGGGATGTGACCGTGGTGCCGCAAGCCAATCCCCTGGGCATCGGGCAGTTTCGCCAGGGACGGATTCTCGGTCGTTTCCACGATGCAACCGGGCATAACTTCAACCGCGGGTTCGACCAGTCGGCCGCGATGGAGCGACCATCGACCAACGTCCAGGAATGGCAGAAAAAACTGGTGCAACTGGCGTCCACGGCGCAAGTGATGCTCGACCTGCACACCGATGACGAAGCCTTGCCGTACCTCTACGTGCACCGCCGTTTCTGGCCCCGTGGCCGCGAACTGGCGGCGGCGATGAAGATGGACGTGGCGATCATCTGGGATGACGGCGGCGACGGCTCCTTTGAAGAAACCATCATTGCGCCGTGGCTGCGCGAAGGCGTCACCGACCAGCGCATGGCCGCGACCCTGGAGTTGCGCGGGCAGGGCGATGTCAGTGACCGGTTGGCCGAGCAGGATGCCGCAGGGCTGTACGCTTGGCTGTGCAGTTACGGGGTCATCGACGAAGCGCTGTCACCCGCTGACTGGCCCGTCGAAGTGATGGAAATGGGGCAGATGGAAACTATCCTCGCGCCGCAACCCGGGGTGCTGATCTTTGAAAAGGAACTGGGTGATTTCGTCGAGGAAGGGCAACGGTTTGCGCGGATTCTGCGACGGCCCGGTGATCCGTCTTCCGAAGTGGTGCTGGTGGCCGAGCAAGCGGGGCGGATGGTTACTCGCTACCGGGACCGGCTGGTGTCGCAGGGCATGGTGGTCGCGAAATTCACCGGAAGCCGGATTTCGCGCAACTGGAGTGGCGGGTTGCTGGACCCAAACTAG